CAATATTGCCAGTTGGCAGAGAACAGACATATACCCCCTCCCCCACTGACCTGTAAGCTGTCAGCAATGAGAGAGTTGGCGAACGAACCAAAGATGTCAAAATGGTTTCGAACTAACGAATGTGCAGGTTCGGTGGTGCCAACCGCACCCCCCGTTATCGAGGAGGTAGACAGCGCAGAACATGAATAGAGTGGGTACCCATCTGGTCGTAGACGCCTGGCAAGTGCCTGTTGAATTGCTCAACGATCCCGAGCGAATCCGGAGTGCCCTGCTGGAAGCAACTATTGCTGGAGGAGCCACCCTGCTCGACATGTGCGTACATCAGTTCAGTCCGCACGGTGTAACCGCAACGGCGACCCTGGCAGAATCGCACATTGCCATCCACACATGGCCCGAGTACGGCTACTTTGCGGCGGATCTTTTCTTTTGTGGCAGTGGGGACCCACAGGCAGCCATGCAAGCTATGCAAACAGCCTTAGAGGCAAAGTACGTGCGGGTACGACATATCGAACGCGGCTTTCCTGGTTCTACTCTCGAACGCGATCGCCAGTGCGAAGCACCTATTGCCGTATAGAGGTACAGTCGCCCACCACTTACAGCCCCGGTCACGGCGTAGCGATCTAAAGTAGTGGTTGGCCGCACCAACGCCATCGCATGGCTTACATGCAATTTTGGCTAACAAGATCTGCTAACAAGATTTATCGAGAGATATATCACCCCTATCTCGGTTTCGCATAGCAACTTTTGCCTTAACTCCTCTCCTTTATTTCATTGCCGGCCTCATTAACGATGCCAAGCAACTATAGCGGAGTTCAAATAGGTGGGGTACACTCCAAACCCCAAAACAAGGCTCTATCTCTCCTGGGACGGGTGCATGTCAGTTTCTGGAAGGAAACTCGTAAGCTGCCTGAGTCCGGAAAAAGTCTATTTTCCCCGCACCAGCTAGCTTCTGGTGCACAGCGAGGAGTCTTTGCACGCCAGTGCGGAATTACTTTCTAGACGATGGCACGCACCCCTTTTTGCAAGCCTCCAAAAAGTGATTCCCAGTCAGCAACATCCTCCAGTTGGGCAAGAAACTAGGCAAACCAATCATGTCGAACGGCTCAATAATACCTTGTGACAGCGGGTCTCTAGACTGCACGGGAATCGACACTCTTTTTCTGCGAAGTCAAAAAACACATTGGTACCATTTAGTACTTGGTGTATGGCTATAATGCAGATACCGCAAAAGTTAGAGTTTCCACCACCACTACTAATAAACCCCTTCGAGCATGCATTTGTCCTGCCTGGATGTTTGACGTGGGATTTAGAGAGGTGCGGTCATTTACGCTAAGGAGACTGCGCCGGAGAACTTAGTGGTGGCGATGCATATGGCGGTGAACTTGTTGAGCCAAGACAAAAGCGCTAAGAGAATTGTTCAGGCAAAACGCTTCAAGGCTGGCTGAGGCAACGATCGTCTGCTGTACTTTCCAGCTCAATGAGAATGCGTTTGCTTCGAACTGACGGGGATTGCAGTTAACTTGTTACGATTTGGTAAGGAAATGACTGAGTTTGGAACGCATGACCGCTACCCTACCCCCTGCTATCTGTAGCTCGCGATCGAACTGTGCGCCCCGGGTCGAACTCCTCACTAACGGCGCGATTGTCATTGCCGAGCAAATTCCAATCGATGCCGTCAACCTCAACGTGTGGCTCGGTGTCGGCTCTGCGATCGAGACCGACGACATCAACGGCATGGCGCACTTCCTGGAGCATATGGTCTTCAAGGGTACGGCGCAGTTGCAGCCGGGCGAGTTCGACCGCCGTGTCGAAGCGCGCGGAGCCGTCATGAACGCCGCTACCAGTCAGGACTATACTCACTACTTCATCACTACTGCTCCTCAAGACTTCGCGCAGCTCGTCCCGCTTCAGCTCGACGTGGTGTGTAATGCCAGCATTCCCGACGCCGAATTCGAACGCGAGCGTCTCGTCGTGCGCGAAGAAATCCGCCGGTCCGAAGACAACCCCACGCGTCGGACCTACGCCCGTGCGATGGAGACCTGTTTTCCGGGTTTACCATATCGGCGCCCGATTCTCGGTCCCGACGCCGTCATTGCCG
This sequence is a window from Rubidibacter lacunae KORDI 51-2. Protein-coding genes within it:
- the speD gene encoding adenosylmethionine decarboxylase; the protein is MNRVGTHLVVDAWQVPVELLNDPERIRSALLEATIAGGATLLDMCVHQFSPHGVTATATLAESHIAIHTWPEYGYFAADLFFCGSGDPQAAMQAMQTALEAKYVRVRHIERGFPGSTLERDRQCEAPIAV